The DNA window GATGTCGGAAAGGCGTGTTTTCAGCCACTTCGACATGGCTGCGCCACGGTCCTCGACCAGCGGGGTGCCGATAGCGTTGTGAAAATCCACGGCCACGGCGAATCCGACCAGCGGCGCGTAGCTCTGGGTCGCGTTGTTTTCAAAACGCCTCGCGGTCAAACGCCCTCCGGAGGTGTAATACCCGAGCCCGATCTTGTCCTGCGCGGCGTCATCCACGTACAACAGGCCCGTTCCCTTGGGCGTAAACAGCCACTTGTGCGTGCTGCTCACGTAGAAGTCACCGCCCAGTTCNNNNNNNNNNCGCCGATCATGCCCACCGACTGGGCGCCGTCGATGACGGTAATGAGCCCTCGTTTTCGGGCCATGGCGCAGATTTTCCGGACGGGCAGGCGCCAGGCCGTCGTGCAGGTGACGTGGCAGAAGCTGAGCACCCGGGTTTCCGGCCGAATGGCTTCCTCGAAAAGTCTCACCAGTTCGTCCTCGTCCTCCGGCGGATCGTACAGATCGAGCTTGCGGATCGGGTTGCCGAAGAGCGCGTGCCGGTTCTGCCAGCAGGACCAGCCGCCGTAGTGCTCGTGGGTCGTCGTAAGGATCTCGTCTTCGGGCTTCAGATCGAGGCCGAGGGCGACGATGTTCATGCTCTCCGTCGAATTCCGCGTAACGGCGACCTCCGACGGGTCCGCATTGATCAGCGCGGCCAGCTTTTCATGGGCTTCGTTGGGACCGGGATATGTCACGCCGCCGGTATCCCCATCCTGG is part of the Gemmatimonadota bacterium genome and encodes:
- a CDS encoding aminotransferase class V-fold PLP-dependent enzyme, which produces ELGGDFYVSSTHKWLFTPKGTGLLYVDDAAQDKIGLGYYTSGGRLTARRFENNATQSYAPLVGFAVAVDFHNAIGTPLVEDRGAAMSKWLKTRLSDIPGVRVWTPMSRNLSASMVSFSIAGMTSSDVGTPLRERYRIHSRGLYEGGYHGARISCAMHNSYDDMEKVVGAVGEIAANRC
- a CDS encoding aminotransferase class V-fold PLP-dependent enzyme, with the protein product MATQKQAEGSKKTAKKSRSFKMVDTVDEFKNILDGAGPAKADNETYWRAVRSQFPYAGPIRYTNNGTIGILPHMVLQAQIATLREAEIQDGDTGGVTYPGPNEAHEKLAALINADPSEVAVTRNSTESMNIVALGLDLKPEDEILTTTHEHYGGWSCWQNRHALFGNPIRKLDLYDPPEDEDELVRLFEEAIRPETRVLSFCHVTCTTAWRLPVRKICAMARKRGLITVIDGAQSVGMIG